The DNA sequence GATGGCGAAGATCGCGACGCGCTCGCTGGGCGAGGTCGCGCTCGGCGGCGGGGAGCCGGGCGACCTGGAGCAGCTCAGCTGGGAGAGTCCGAGCGGGACGATGACCGCGGTGCTCTACCGCCCGGCCGACGGCGGTACGCCGGTCGTCTCGCCCGCCGACCGGTCCACCACGCTCCAGGCGTACCCCCTGCCGGTGCCCGGCCAGCCGCTCGCGGTGCTCACCTGGCGCACCCGGGACGCCTCGTTCGCCGCGCCGCCCGGCACCACCCGCCTGGTCGACCGCCCGGGCCTGGTGGTGGTCGAGCAGACCGACGCCAAGCAGACGTTCAGCCTGGCCGGCACCGAGAAGACCTGGTACCGCTCCCTCTCCTCCCCCCGCTGACCCCCGTCCGCCCCCAACTCCTTGATCAACGCACCGCACCAGGGTTCGGCGCGACGATCTGTGCGCCGGCCGGGCGACAGCATGCGGATGATCAAGGAGTTCGCGTCGCCGCGGAGATCGATTCCGACGCAAACTCCTTGATCACGCCGAAGGAGGGAACGCGGGCGTCGGGGGGCGTCGGGGGTGGGTCAGGGGTGGTCAGGGGCATGGGCAGGTAGGGGACGCCGAACGCGCGAGGGATCCCGGAACAGGGTCCGGGCGGCCCCGCGACAGCGGGACCGCCCGGACACCGGGACCGGGATCAGTTCTGCGCGGCGGCCCCGTCGGTGGCCGGCTCGACCGGCGCGGCGTCCAGGCCGGAGATCCAACCGGTGACGTCGCGCGCCACGTCCTGCGCGGTCAGCCCCAGGTCGGACAGGATCTGCGCGCGGGTGCCGTGCGGGTGCCAGTCGGCCGGTACGCCGAGGTCGCGCACCGGCACGCGGACGTCGGCGTCCCGCATCGCCTGGGCCAGCGCGGAGCCGACGCCGCCGACCCGGACGCCGTCCTCGACGGTGACCACGAGGCGGTGCGCGGCGGCCAGCTCGACCAGCTCGGCCGGAACCGGGCGGACCCAGCGCGGGTCGACCACGGTGACGCCGTAGCCCTGCTCGGCGACCCGGGACGCGACCTCCATGCCGAGGCCGGCGAACGAGCCGACCGCGACCAGCAGCACGTCGGTACGCGCCGACTCGGCCAGCACGTCGACCGGGCCGACCCGGCGCACGGCCGGGAGGTCGGCGGCGACGGTGCCGGTCGGGAAGCGCAGGATGGTCGGGCCGTCGTCGACGGCGATCGCCTCGCGCAGCTCCTCGCGCAGCGTGGCCGAGTCGCGGGGCGCGGCGATGCGCAGGCCGGGCACCACGCCGAAGACCGACATGTCCCAGATGCCGTAGTGGCTGGGCCCGTCCGGGCCGGTGATGCCGGCCCGGTCCAGCACGAACGTGACCGGCAGCTTGTGCATCGCCACGTCCAGCAGGACCTGGTCGAACGCGCGGTTGAGGAACGTGGCGTAGACCGCGACCACCGGGTGCAGGCCACCCATCGCCAGGCCGGCGGCGGACGTGGCGGCGTGCTGCTCGGCGATGCCCACGTCGTAGACCCGCTCCGGGTACTTGCGGGCCAGCGTGGCGATGCCGGTGGGCTCCGCCATGGCGGCGGTGATGCCGACCACGTCGGGGCGCTCGTCGGCGATCGTCACCAGCTCGTTGGCGAACACGTGGGTCCACTTCACCGACGGCGCGGCGACGAGCTGACCGGTCTCCGCGTCGAACGCGCCGGGGCCGTGCAGGCAGTCGGCCTCGTCGTCCTCGGCGGGACGGTAGCCGTAGCCCTTACGGGTGACCGCGTGCACGATCACCGGACCGCCGAAGTTCTTCGCCGCGCGCAGCGCCGCCTCGACCGCCGGCACGTCGTGGCCGTCGACCGGGCCGACGTACTTGATGCCGAGGTCCTCGAACATGGCCTGCGGGGCGACCGCGTCCTTGATGCCCTTCTTGACCGCGTGCAGCACCTCGTACATCGGCTTGCCGACGAACGGGGTGTTGCCGAGCGCGTCCTTGACGGTGTCGAGCACCTTCTCGTAGCCGGGGTTGAGCCGCAGCGACGACAGGTGGTCGGCGAGGCCGCCGATGGTCGGCGAGTAGGACCGGCCGTTGTCGTTGACCACGATGATCAGCGGGTTGCCGGCGGTGGCGATGTTGTTGAGCGCCTCCCAGCACATGCCGCCGGTGAGCGCGCCGTCGCCCACCACGGCCACCACGGACCGCTTCTCACCGCGCAGCGCGTACGCCTTGGCCAGCCCGTCGGCGTACGACAGGGCGGTGGAGGCGTGCGAGTTCTCGATCAGGTCGTGCTCGCTCTCCGCCTGGCTGGGGTAGCCGGAGAGGCCACCGCGCTGGCGGAGCTTGTCGAAGCCCTCCTGCCGGCCGGTGAGGATCTTGTGTACGTACGCCTGGTGCCCGGTGTCGAAGAGGAGCCGGTCGCGCGGGGAGTCGAACACCCGGTGCATGGCCAGCGTCAGCTCGACGACGCCGAGGTTGGGGCCGATGTGCCCGCCGGTGCGGGAGACCTTGGCGATCAGAAAGTCACGGATCTCGGCGCCGAGGATGTCCAGCTGCTCGGCGGTCATCCGCTTCACGTCCTGCGGGCCACGGACGGCGCCCAGCAGCCGACCGTGGTTGGCCGTGCCCTCTTCAACACTCATGACCGGAGAGTCTATCGGCCGTGGCACAGTCCGCAGCCGAGCCGTGGCTCAGGACGACACCGTCAGCCGACGCGGCGGCGCCGGGGTCGGCGCCCCGAACGCCGGCCCGGCCGGGGTCCAGGAGCCGAGCACCGCGGCCCGGGACGCGCCGGTCACCGACG is a window from the Micromonospora sp. DSM 45708 genome containing:
- the dxs gene encoding 1-deoxy-D-xylulose-5-phosphate synthase, whose translation is MSVEEGTANHGRLLGAVRGPQDVKRMTAEQLDILGAEIRDFLIAKVSRTGGHIGPNLGVVELTLAMHRVFDSPRDRLLFDTGHQAYVHKILTGRQEGFDKLRQRGGLSGYPSQAESEHDLIENSHASTALSYADGLAKAYALRGEKRSVVAVVGDGALTGGMCWEALNNIATAGNPLIIVVNDNGRSYSPTIGGLADHLSSLRLNPGYEKVLDTVKDALGNTPFVGKPMYEVLHAVKKGIKDAVAPQAMFEDLGIKYVGPVDGHDVPAVEAALRAAKNFGGPVIVHAVTRKGYGYRPAEDDEADCLHGPGAFDAETGQLVAAPSVKWTHVFANELVTIADERPDVVGITAAMAEPTGIATLARKYPERVYDVGIAEQHAATSAAGLAMGGLHPVVAVYATFLNRAFDQVLLDVAMHKLPVTFVLDRAGITGPDGPSHYGIWDMSVFGVVPGLRIAAPRDSATLREELREAIAVDDGPTILRFPTGTVAADLPAVRRVGPVDVLAESARTDVLLVAVGSFAGLGMEVASRVAEQGYGVTVVDPRWVRPVPAELVELAAAHRLVVTVEDGVRVGGVGSALAQAMRDADVRVPVRDLGVPADWHPHGTRAQILSDLGLTAQDVARDVTGWISGLDAAPVEPATDGAAAQN